Proteins from one Oryza sativa Japonica Group chromosome 12, ASM3414082v1 genomic window:
- the LOC107278731 gene encoding uncharacterized protein, which produces MAMPWELAEYLMAVTWVALGRLQPSLLLQELRECQHLDSTTVAASASATGSGSPDIEGMAQADFFFGPELDDLMQQLGDGDTGQKGMLPASSSLPSGVQRRKAGGAGRSGRMAAPRRTGRSGASAGRVAERGDGEKEEVAHVLS; this is translated from the exons ATGGCGATGCCGTGGGAGCTCGCCGAGTACCTGATGGCCGTCACCTGGGTGGCgctcggccg CTTGCAGCCTTCCCTTCTCTTGCAGGAGTTACGGGAGTGCCAGCACCTGGATTCCACTACCGTtgctgcctccgcctccgccaccggcaGCGGAAGTCCGGACATCGAGGGCATGGCGCAGGCCGACTTCTTCTTCGGCCCCGAGTTGGATGACTTGATGCAGCAGCTAGGTGACGGTGACACCGGGCAGAAGGGCATGCTGCCAGCCTCGTCGTCGTTGCCATCCGGCGTGCAGCGGCGCAAAGCCggcggggcggggcggagcGGGCGGATGGCGGCGCCTAGAAGAACGGGACGGAGTGGGGCATCGGCGGGCAGAGTCGCAGAGAGGGGAGACGGGGAGAAAGAAGAGGTGGCG catgttttgagttga